From Pseudomonas sp. LS1212, the proteins below share one genomic window:
- a CDS encoding LTA synthase family protein: MDWLYSRRLHYWLGAIAIVFLTLAVLRGLFFVGFSGFDVSALQKVEAVPQTLGIGLRFDLRLAIVLMLPVALLAWIPTWNLTRSGLLRWLARIYLAAALATVLLIYIVDFGHYAYLGMRINATVLRFLEDAQISTDMLWQTYPVVWISLGWLTVTALVWWLLLRLERITLDRPAKRISRWSLTWGSTLIVGVVFLGLLGRVENINLENPVPLRWSDAFYSGDNQIAALGLNPVMFLYDTLKVPQKPYDLEQVKTHYDVVSQYLGVDQPDATNLNFSREQGPQAYAINGERRPNVVFIMLESLGTSAVGAYGNPLNPTPNIDRLAKQSWFFKNFYVPVTGTAKTVWASISGVPDVSRQETATRNPLITRQSSLINSLQGYEKYYMIGGNSGWANMNALIRQSIDDITLLEEQHWSSPMVDVWGVSDLDLFKESDQILSKRDKPFFAFIQTAGNHRPFTIPQQNDGFEVLDLPLETVQNAGSRTLAQYNAVRLLDFNIGRLMEIAQKGGWYDNTIFVMFGDHNTRISQIPHMPPAFEKLGLESNHVPMLIHAPKLLGTRVIEETVGLTDLLPTVLGMVGMEFRNGATGRDIQKPAPEGERVVPLVLREGTFPLIGGVTKDFLLQMEHDGSNPTLHDLSSQTPLDNVAERHPDEFARLLPLTRGLHETSRLMLYQNVREN, from the coding sequence CTGGGTATAGGCCTGCGCTTCGACTTGCGTCTGGCTATTGTGTTGATGTTGCCGGTGGCTTTGCTGGCCTGGATTCCGACCTGGAACCTGACCCGCTCAGGGCTGTTGCGCTGGCTCGCACGCATCTATCTGGCAGCGGCACTGGCCACGGTTCTGCTGATCTACATTGTGGACTTTGGTCATTACGCATACCTCGGTATGCGTATCAACGCCACGGTTCTGCGCTTCCTCGAAGACGCGCAGATCTCCACCGATATGCTCTGGCAAACATACCCGGTGGTTTGGATCAGCCTCGGTTGGCTGACTGTAACAGCGCTGGTCTGGTGGCTGCTGCTGCGCCTGGAGCGCATTACCCTTGATCGCCCGGCCAAGCGTATCAGTCGTTGGTCGCTGACGTGGGGCAGTACGTTGATAGTGGGGGTGGTTTTTCTGGGCCTGCTGGGCCGGGTAGAAAACATCAACCTGGAAAACCCCGTACCGCTGCGTTGGAGTGATGCGTTCTACTCCGGCGACAACCAGATCGCTGCATTAGGGTTGAACCCGGTGATGTTCCTCTACGACACACTCAAGGTGCCGCAAAAACCGTACGACCTTGAGCAGGTCAAGACTCATTACGACGTTGTCAGCCAGTACCTGGGTGTTGACCAGCCCGATGCCACCAACCTGAACTTCAGCCGGGAGCAAGGTCCTCAAGCCTACGCAATCAACGGCGAACGCCGGCCCAATGTGGTTTTCATCATGCTGGAATCGCTCGGCACCAGTGCTGTCGGCGCGTACGGCAACCCGCTCAATCCAACGCCGAATATCGACCGCCTGGCGAAACAGAGCTGGTTTTTCAAGAACTTTTACGTTCCGGTCACAGGCACGGCGAAAACCGTATGGGCAAGCATCTCCGGTGTTCCTGACGTTTCACGTCAGGAGACGGCCACGCGTAACCCGTTGATCACAAGACAGAGTAGCTTGATCAACTCGCTACAAGGCTACGAAAAGTACTACATGATCGGTGGCAACTCTGGCTGGGCAAATATGAATGCCTTGATCCGCCAGAGCATCGACGACATCACGTTGCTGGAGGAGCAGCACTGGAGTTCGCCGATGGTCGATGTATGGGGTGTCTCGGACCTGGATCTGTTCAAGGAAAGTGATCAAATCCTGAGTAAGCGGGACAAACCCTTCTTTGCTTTCATCCAGACGGCGGGGAACCATCGTCCCTTTACCATTCCACAACAGAACGATGGCTTCGAGGTACTCGACCTGCCACTTGAAACCGTGCAGAACGCGGGTTCGCGCACCCTGGCCCAATACAACGCAGTACGCTTGCTGGACTTCAACATCGGCCGCTTGATGGAAATCGCCCAGAAAGGTGGTTGGTACGACAACACTATTTTCGTCATGTTCGGGGACCACAACACGCGTATCAGCCAGATTCCGCACATGCCACCGGCCTTCGAAAAGTTGGGGCTCGAGAGCAACCACGTACCGATGCTGATTCATGCGCCCAAATTGCTGGGGACTCGTGTGATCGAGGAAACTGTTGGCCTTACGGATCTACTGCCCACGGTGCTTGGCATGGTAGGCATGGAATTTCGCAACGGAGCCACGGGACGCGACATACAGAAGCCTGCGCCAGAAGGCGAGCGTGTGGTGCCACTGGTACTGCGCGAGGGCACCTTTCCGCTCATAGGCGGGGTGACCAAAGACTTCCTGCTGCAGATGGAACACGACGGCAGCAACCCGACGCTGCACGATCTGTCCTCTCAGACACCGCTGGACAACGTTGCCGAGCGACATCCTGATGAGTTTGCCCGTCTGCTCCCGCTGACGCGTGGCCTGCATGAAACTTCACGGCTAATGCTCTATCAGAATGTGCGGGAAAATTGA